From Carbonactinospora thermoautotrophica, the proteins below share one genomic window:
- a CDS encoding ABC transporter ATP-binding protein, protein MSNPSLALESSSLTAWQAVLRGLKESPEFLRGFWVTLLLALVATAGRIVTPIAIQQTIDHGLRGPHGPDLPFVRWMVALATVAVVVTAAAGYAMNVRLYRAAEGGLATLRIKAFRHVHDLSVLHQNSERRGALVSRVTSDVDTISQFVQWSGMLAIVSVGQLATSTVLMAVYSWQLTLLVWACFLPLFLLVRTFQRRLQRAYGRVRERVGEMLAAISESVVGAAVVRAYGIEDRTAKRIDEGIERFKKAQTRAQTVVALTFSTGEVVAAFATGALVVAGVLLGVDRQITLGELVAFLFLVNLFITPVQLGTEVLNEAQNAAAGWRRVLGLLDTRPDVADPGADGVELPRGPIEVRFEHVSYAYPGGPTVLHDVDLVIAPRSRVAVVGETGSGKTTFAKLLTRLMDPTEGRVLFDGVPLTRVRFSSLRERVVMVPQDGFLFDASLRDNIRYGKPDATDEEIRLALTELGLADWLDGLRRGLDTPVGQRGESLSAGERQLVALARAYIADPDLLVLDEATSAVDPGTEMRIQRALEGLTRGRTAISIAHRLSTAEAAEEVIVFDAGRVVERGPHAELVARGGVYARLHASWAAQQKAV, encoded by the coding sequence GTGAGTAACCCCTCCCTAGCGCTGGAGTCCTCGTCCTTGACCGCCTGGCAGGCGGTGCTGCGGGGGCTCAAGGAGTCACCGGAGTTCCTCCGCGGGTTCTGGGTCACCCTGCTGCTGGCGCTCGTCGCCACGGCCGGGCGGATCGTCACTCCGATCGCCATCCAGCAGACGATCGACCACGGGCTGCGCGGGCCGCACGGGCCGGACCTCCCCTTCGTCCGCTGGATGGTCGCCCTGGCCACGGTCGCCGTGGTGGTGACCGCCGCAGCCGGGTACGCGATGAACGTCCGGCTGTACCGGGCCGCGGAGGGCGGGTTGGCCACGCTACGGATCAAGGCGTTCCGGCACGTGCACGACCTGTCGGTGCTGCACCAGAACTCCGAACGGCGCGGCGCGCTGGTGTCCCGGGTGACCAGCGACGTGGACACGATCAGCCAGTTCGTGCAGTGGAGCGGGATGCTCGCGATCGTGAGCGTCGGCCAGCTGGCCACCTCGACCGTGCTCATGGCTGTGTACTCCTGGCAGCTCACGCTGCTGGTGTGGGCCTGCTTCCTCCCGTTGTTCCTGCTGGTGCGCACCTTCCAGCGGCGGCTGCAGCGCGCGTACGGGCGGGTGCGCGAGCGGGTCGGGGAGATGCTCGCGGCTATCTCGGAGTCGGTCGTCGGTGCCGCGGTGGTCCGCGCCTACGGGATCGAGGACCGCACCGCGAAGCGAATCGACGAGGGCATCGAGCGGTTCAAGAAGGCGCAGACCCGGGCGCAGACCGTGGTGGCGCTGACGTTCTCCACCGGCGAGGTGGTGGCGGCGTTCGCGACCGGCGCGCTCGTCGTGGCCGGCGTGCTGCTCGGGGTCGACCGCCAGATCACGCTGGGCGAGCTGGTCGCGTTCCTGTTCCTGGTCAACCTGTTCATCACGCCGGTCCAGCTCGGGACCGAGGTGCTCAACGAGGCGCAGAACGCCGCCGCCGGGTGGCGGCGCGTGCTCGGCCTGCTCGACACCCGCCCCGACGTCGCCGACCCCGGCGCGGACGGCGTGGAGCTGCCTCGCGGGCCGATCGAGGTCCGGTTCGAGCACGTCTCGTACGCGTACCCGGGCGGGCCGACCGTGCTCCACGACGTCGACCTGGTGATCGCCCCCCGCTCCCGGGTGGCCGTCGTCGGCGAGACCGGGTCCGGCAAGACCACGTTCGCCAAGCTGCTCACCCGGCTCATGGACCCCACGGAGGGCCGCGTCCTCTTCGACGGGGTGCCGCTCACCCGGGTGCGGTTCTCGTCACTGCGCGAGCGGGTCGTCATGGTGCCCCAGGACGGGTTCCTGTTCGACGCCTCGCTGCGGGACAACATCCGGTACGGCAAGCCGGACGCCACCGACGAGGAGATCCGTCTCGCGCTCACCGAGCTGGGACTCGCGGACTGGCTGGACGGGCTGCGGCGCGGCCTCGACACCCCGGTCGGGCAGCGCGGGGAGTCGCTGTCCGCGGGCGAGCGCCAGCTCGTCGCGCTCGCCCGCGCCTACATCGCCGACCCGGACCTGCTCGTGCTGGACGAGGCGACCTCCGCGGTGGACCCGGGCACCGAGATGCGGATCCAGCGGGCGTTGGAGGGGTTGACCCGGGGCCGTACCGCCATCTCGATCGCGCACCGGCTGTCCACGGCCGAGGCGGCCGAGGAGGTGATCGTGTTCGACGCCGGTCGGGTCGTGGAGCGCGGCCCGCACGCGGAGCTGGTCGCACGCGGCGGGGTGTACGCCCGGCTGCACGCCTCCTGGGCGGCCCAGCAGAAGGCGGTCTAG
- a CDS encoding DUF4190 domain-containing protein, with translation MTVPPREPFPYGQPGPGPAQPPYGSPQSPPYDTQPQYGAQQYGAQQFPHPPYATPPRRTNPFAIASLVFGVIGGSLLSIIFGIVALKQIKERGEQGRGLALAGFVLSVCWILLIGVGVTVAIVAASQEEKTNVSADQRPGAGSDTGTDVGTGDGSDTKRVNELEVGDCLKRLSEGTHFLVSVVPCSTPHRAEVFAKVTLTGISYPGESVIAEEAENRCSQRLTSIADPEKLEDLNLFYFGPTRSSWEDGDRQVLCLVMDPNRDRTGRILEGGPAA, from the coding sequence ATGACCGTTCCGCCTCGAGAGCCGTTCCCGTACGGGCAGCCGGGACCCGGCCCGGCACAGCCCCCGTACGGGTCACCGCAGTCCCCACCGTACGACACGCAGCCGCAGTACGGGGCGCAGCAGTACGGGGCCCAGCAGTTCCCGCACCCGCCGTACGCGACGCCGCCGCGGCGGACGAACCCGTTCGCGATCGCGTCGCTCGTGTTCGGCGTCATCGGCGGCAGCCTGCTCTCGATCATCTTCGGCATCGTCGCGCTCAAGCAGATCAAGGAGCGCGGCGAGCAGGGCCGTGGCCTGGCCCTCGCCGGATTCGTGCTGTCGGTCTGCTGGATCCTGCTCATCGGCGTGGGAGTGACCGTCGCGATCGTCGCCGCGTCGCAGGAGGAGAAGACCAACGTCAGCGCGGACCAGCGGCCCGGCGCCGGCTCGGACACCGGCACCGACGTGGGCACGGGTGACGGCTCCGACACCAAGCGTGTGAACGAGCTGGAGGTCGGCGACTGCCTCAAGCGGCTGTCCGAGGGCACGCACTTCTTGGTGTCGGTGGTGCCCTGCTCCACGCCGCACCGGGCCGAGGTGTTCGCGAAGGTGACCCTGACCGGGATCAGCTATCCCGGCGAGAGCGTGATCGCCGAGGAGGCCGAGAACCGGTGCAGCCAACGGCTGACCAGCATCGCCGACCCGGAGAAGCTGGAGGACCTGAACCTTTTCTACTTCGGCCCCACCCGCTCGTCGTGGGAGGACGGTGACCGGCAGGTGCTCTGCCTGGTCATGGACCCCAACCGCGACCGCACGGGCCGGATCCTGGAGGGCGGACCGGCGGCCTGA
- the hisI gene encoding phosphoribosyl-AMP cyclohydrolase, whose product MPGEPARPSNLDPAIAARLKRDDRGLFPAVVQQYDTGEVLMLGWMDDEALHRTLTTGRCTFWSRSRQEYWVKGDTSGHVQWVKSVALDCDGDTVLVKVDQVGAACHTGDRTCFDAGELATGPGQG is encoded by the coding sequence ATGCCAGGAGAACCCGCCCGACCTTCCAACCTCGACCCGGCGATCGCCGCCCGCCTCAAACGCGACGACCGGGGGCTGTTCCCAGCCGTCGTCCAGCAGTACGACACCGGTGAGGTGCTCATGCTCGGGTGGATGGACGACGAGGCGCTGCACCGCACCCTCACCACCGGCCGCTGCACGTTCTGGAGCCGCAGCCGGCAGGAGTACTGGGTGAAGGGGGACACCTCCGGCCACGTCCAGTGGGTCAAGTCGGTGGCGCTGGACTGCGACGGCGACACCGTGCTCGTCAAGGTCGACCAGGTCGGCGCGGCCTGCCACACCGGGGACCGCACCTGCTTCGACGCCGGCGAGCTGGCGACCGGCCCGGGCCAGGGGTGA
- a CDS encoding WXG100 family type VII secretion target, whose amino-acid sequence MSGPAIIDVDFALMQQGVDAIKNTGKVMYEQLSQIKKDVQRLRGVWEGEASDAFDQRWQDVEKYAESAILNLARLGEILGNAKEIFNTAERQNLQMLG is encoded by the coding sequence GTGAGCGGACCTGCGATCATCGACGTCGACTTCGCGCTCATGCAGCAAGGTGTCGATGCCATCAAGAACACCGGCAAGGTCATGTACGAACAGCTCTCCCAGATCAAAAAGGACGTGCAGAGGCTACGCGGCGTCTGGGAGGGCGAGGCCAGCGACGCGTTCGACCAGCGCTGGCAGGACGTCGAGAAGTACGCGGAGTCCGCGATACTCAACCTGGCCCGCCTCGGCGAGATCCTCGGCAACGCCAAGGAGATCTTCAACACCGCCGAGCGGCAGAACCTGCAGATGCTCGGCTAG